The following coding sequences are from one Shewanella eurypsychrophilus window:
- a CDS encoding putative sulfate/molybdate transporter, which yields MTCKSTFLKRCDQYSGELSGAFADLGTFLPLVLGLIALNHFSPQGIFMGFGVFALFTAFYYRRPIPIQPMKVIAALVIAQGLTPGMLQASGMMMGIILLVLAFSGAITWMAKQLSPAISIGIQLAIGLQLIWMGGQMMGETWFIGVAAFAILFASRFLPMRYLAMPLVLGLGMVWQLNSGMAPSFNLNVDTSWQLSWPSLNEWTSAAGLLVLPQLALTLTNAVIATTAMAKDKFPADMVNGKENFTPKRLATSSGLMNLVLAPFGATAMCHGAGGLAVQHHFGARTWIAPTIFGSTCLLIALTWGEGIATMLSLIPLAVLGSLLAIAGLQLAWSKRFIDGRPFCIFIILSTAAICLLVNTAAGLAAGFILETARRQWKIVSDLRH from the coding sequence ATGACATGCAAAAGCACATTTCTTAAAAGATGTGATCAGTACTCAGGTGAACTCAGCGGTGCCTTCGCCGATCTAGGTACGTTTTTACCGCTCGTTTTAGGCCTTATCGCCCTCAACCATTTTTCTCCACAGGGGATATTTATGGGTTTTGGCGTGTTCGCGTTATTTACCGCTTTCTACTACAGGCGTCCTATCCCCATTCAGCCGATGAAGGTGATCGCTGCGTTAGTGATAGCCCAAGGCTTAACCCCTGGCATGCTGCAAGCCAGCGGTATGATGATGGGAATAATACTATTAGTGCTCGCCTTTAGCGGTGCGATCACTTGGATGGCAAAGCAGCTCTCACCCGCTATCAGTATCGGTATCCAACTTGCCATTGGATTACAACTTATCTGGATGGGTGGACAGATGATGGGAGAGACCTGGTTTATCGGAGTCGCAGCCTTTGCCATTCTGTTTGCCAGCCGCTTCCTGCCCATGCGCTATCTCGCTATGCCTCTGGTACTCGGTTTAGGCATGGTATGGCAACTCAACAGTGGTATGGCACCCAGCTTTAACCTCAATGTCGACACCAGCTGGCAGCTCAGTTGGCCAAGCCTCAACGAGTGGACCTCAGCAGCTGGCTTACTGGTGTTACCACAACTGGCACTCACCCTCACTAATGCGGTGATAGCCACCACGGCGATGGCAAAAGATAAGTTTCCCGCCGACATGGTCAATGGGAAGGAGAACTTTACCCCTAAACGCCTCGCTACCAGCTCTGGTTTGATGAATTTAGTCTTAGCTCCCTTCGGTGCAACTGCCATGTGCCATGGTGCAGGAGGCCTTGCGGTTCAGCATCATTTTGGTGCCAGAACCTGGATTGCACCAACGATATTTGGCAGCACTTGCCTGCTCATAGCCCTCACTTGGGGTGAAGGAATAGCGACCATGCTGTCACTCATTCCACTGGCGGTGCTGGGCAGTCTATTAGCGATTGCTGGTCTTCAGCTTGCCTGGTCAAAACGATTTATCGATGGCCGCCCTTTCTGTATCTTCATCATTCTCTCAACCGCCGCGATTTGTCTGTTAGTGAACACAGCCGCTGGATTGGCAGCAGGGTTTATCTTGGAAACGGCCCGACGACAATGGAAAATAGTCTCCGATTTGAGACATTAG
- a CDS encoding c-type cytochrome, with the protein MMKPTIKIGACILLAFSFSAQVYAADGGNPKKGKHLYKKECKSCHSQGDTAGELTPMSKTMSQWDRYFKRLKHKGDQEAFNALSNKDLKDIQQFLYDHAADSDQPQTCG; encoded by the coding sequence ATGATGAAACCGACAATAAAAATAGGCGCATGTATCCTACTCGCATTCTCATTTAGTGCTCAGGTATACGCAGCAGATGGGGGCAATCCTAAGAAGGGGAAGCACCTGTACAAGAAAGAGTGTAAATCTTGTCACAGCCAAGGTGACACAGCTGGAGAACTCACTCCAATGAGTAAGACCATGAGCCAGTGGGATCGCTACTTTAAGCGTCTGAAACATAAAGGCGATCAGGAAGCCTTCAATGCGCTGTCTAACAAGGATCTAAAAGATATTCAACAGTTCCTTTACGACCATGCGGCCGACTCGGACCAACCACAAACCTGCGGTTAA
- a CDS encoding SDR family oxidoreductase, whose protein sequence is MKQLIVITGASSGIGAAMAQAFSAKGHPLLLLARRVEPMQALKLENALCISVDVTDATAMKAAIATAEEKFGPVGGLINNAGLMLLGAADVQDPAEWSQMLNVNVMGVLNGIHAVLAGMKARKTGTIINISSVAGRKTFPNHAAYCATKFAVHALTENIREEVAMDDVRMVTIAPGAVETALLSHTTNEEIKAGYQEWKEFMGGVIEPTAVADAAVFAFEQPQNVCVREIVLAPTRQQP, encoded by the coding sequence ATGAAACAACTTATCGTAATTACAGGCGCATCTTCTGGTATCGGTGCAGCAATGGCACAAGCATTTAGCGCTAAAGGCCACCCACTACTTTTACTCGCTCGTCGTGTTGAGCCAATGCAAGCATTGAAGCTTGAAAATGCACTGTGTATTAGTGTTGATGTGACTGATGCAACAGCAATGAAAGCAGCGATTGCGACAGCTGAAGAAAAATTCGGACCCGTTGGCGGCCTAATCAATAACGCTGGTCTTATGTTACTCGGCGCTGCCGATGTGCAAGATCCAGCAGAGTGGAGCCAGATGCTAAACGTTAACGTCATGGGTGTACTTAACGGTATTCACGCTGTTCTTGCTGGCATGAAAGCCCGTAAAACCGGTACCATCATTAACATCAGTTCTGTTGCGGGTCGTAAAACCTTCCCTAACCATGCCGCTTATTGTGCAACTAAGTTTGCCGTTCATGCCTTAACGGAAAATATCCGTGAAGAAGTGGCAATGGACGATGTACGTATGGTGACTATCGCACCGGGTGCGGTTGAAACGGCACTGCTTAGCCATACGACGAATGAAGAGATTAAAGCGGGCTACCAAGAGTGGAAAGAGTTTATGGGTGGCGTGATTGAACCTACAGCCGTTGCTGATGCTGCTGTATTTGCTTTCGAGCAGCCACAGAATGTTTGTGTACGTGAAATCGTATTAGCGCCAACACGTCAACAGCCGTAG
- the norV gene encoding anaerobic nitric oxide reductase flavorubredoxin yields MAIKVKNNIQWVGQRDWEVRDFHGTEYKTEKGTSYNSYLIREEKTVLIDTVDHKFCHEFVQNLELEIDLKQIDYIVINHAEEDHAGALAALLAKIPGTPIYCTENAIDSITGHHHHPEWNFNIVKTGDSLDLGNGKQLIFIETPMLHWPDSMMTYMTEDAVLFSNDAFGQHYCDERLFNDEVDQTELMDQCLRYYANILTPFSPLVTAKIQEVLSFNLPVDMIATAHGVVWREDATQIIHKYLEWADEYQEDRITIFYDSMSNNTRMMADAIAQGIYDVDPQVAVKIFNVSRHDKNEILTGLFRSKGVLVGSSTMNNVMMPKVAGMLEEITGLRFKNKKAGAFGSFGWNGGAVDRIHTRLTDAGFETVLGLKTKWKPDGKALLACREHGKEVARQWALHPLQALDTKQNTPAVNDPVIPAKQPAETASQAEVASVSTTDFAGQSLVCTVCQWVYDPALGEPNQDVAPGTEWQDVPDYFLCPDCSLGKAVFEPLAKEAAA; encoded by the coding sequence ATGGCTATTAAGGTCAAGAACAATATTCAATGGGTCGGTCAACGTGATTGGGAAGTACGAGATTTTCATGGTACTGAATATAAGACGGAAAAGGGTACCAGCTATAACAGCTATCTGATCCGAGAAGAGAAAACGGTACTGATCGATACCGTCGATCACAAGTTCTGTCATGAATTTGTGCAAAATTTGGAGCTGGAGATCGATCTGAAACAGATCGATTATATTGTCATTAATCACGCCGAAGAAGATCACGCTGGCGCCTTGGCGGCACTGTTGGCAAAAATCCCAGGCACACCTATTTACTGCACCGAAAATGCCATCGACTCTATTACTGGGCATCATCATCACCCTGAGTGGAATTTCAATATCGTTAAAACTGGCGATAGCTTGGATCTGGGCAACGGTAAGCAATTGATCTTCATCGAGACCCCAATGCTACATTGGCCCGACAGCATGATGACCTATATGACTGAGGATGCCGTGCTGTTCAGTAACGACGCCTTCGGTCAGCATTACTGTGACGAGCGCCTATTTAACGATGAGGTCGATCAGACTGAACTGATGGATCAATGTCTACGCTATTACGCCAATATCCTCACCCCATTCAGTCCCTTGGTGACCGCGAAGATCCAAGAAGTACTTAGTTTCAACTTGCCTGTCGATATGATTGCTACCGCTCACGGCGTAGTGTGGCGTGAAGATGCAACACAGATTATTCATAAATATCTAGAATGGGCCGATGAATATCAGGAAGACAGGATCACAATTTTTTATGATTCTATGTCTAACAATACTCGCATGATGGCAGATGCCATAGCGCAAGGGATCTATGATGTCGATCCCCAAGTTGCGGTGAAAATTTTTAACGTTTCCCGTCACGATAAGAACGAGATCTTGACCGGCCTATTTAGATCTAAGGGGGTACTTGTTGGCTCATCGACCATGAACAATGTGATGATGCCTAAGGTGGCCGGCATGCTGGAGGAGATCACGGGTCTACGTTTTAAGAATAAGAAGGCTGGCGCCTTCGGCAGTTTCGGTTGGAACGGTGGTGCAGTTGACCGTATCCACACTCGTCTGACCGATGCCGGTTTTGAAACAGTGCTTGGGTTGAAGACTAAATGGAAGCCAGATGGCAAGGCGCTGTTGGCATGTCGTGAGCATGGTAAAGAGGTCGCGCGCCAATGGGCTTTACATCCCCTTCAAGCACTCGATACCAAACAAAATACACCGGCAGTCAATGATCCTGTGATACCAGCCAAGCAGCCAGCAGAAACAGCCAGCCAAGCCGAAGTGGCTAGCGTCAGTACTACGGATTTTGCAGGGCAGAGCCTGGTATGTACTGTGTGTCAGTGGGTCTACGATCCTGCATTGGGAGAGCCTAACCAAGATGTCGCCCCAGGCACTGAGTGGCAAGATGTGCCGGACTATTTTCTTTGTCCTGACTGTAGTTTAGGAAAGGCTGTTTTTGAACCGCTTGCTAAAGAGGCCGCAGCATGA
- a CDS encoding retron St85 family effector protein yields MFSENISAFFQNINLEKMRLADVPICVFFCGGENRIDSSEDTIPSMRYMVLQKIKADDPTLFRQIVLAESFQDWINQDVDITNLIDLEVLLAELATLVVLIVEGPGAYAELGVFSVIESIQKKLLPIVNTTVIQERSFVNYGPIDYLKNEKPETEISELTWKVHIESSDNKILSSIDTSDSNLEATVGVIIEDINDSLNKKNVESPLINIEMKGHVFILIHEIVYLLQAVLAKEVKFILGNFFNINYETKYIRKILYILTKLNFVEKSKIKKNDNLYYLSKTNHSLFKYSYKSSDESLKKDNFVSHILLHYFEEPKEKRRLLAINNRAQGE; encoded by the coding sequence ATGTTTTCAGAAAATATCAGCGCATTCTTTCAAAATATCAACCTTGAAAAAATGCGCTTAGCTGATGTACCCATCTGTGTGTTTTTTTGTGGCGGTGAGAATCGTATAGATAGCTCCGAAGATACTATCCCATCAATGCGATATATGGTCCTTCAAAAAATAAAGGCCGATGATCCAACTCTTTTTCGTCAAATTGTTTTAGCTGAATCATTTCAAGATTGGATAAATCAAGATGTTGATATAACTAATTTAATCGACTTAGAGGTTTTATTAGCAGAACTTGCGACTCTTGTTGTTCTAATTGTAGAAGGTCCTGGAGCCTACGCTGAATTAGGTGTATTTAGTGTAATAGAATCAATTCAAAAAAAGTTACTTCCCATAGTTAACACTACAGTTATCCAAGAACGGTCATTTGTTAATTATGGACCAATTGACTATTTGAAAAATGAAAAACCTGAAACTGAAATTAGTGAGCTTACGTGGAAGGTGCATATTGAAAGTTCCGATAATAAAATACTTTCATCAATTGATACATCAGACTCTAATTTAGAAGCAACTGTAGGTGTTATCATTGAGGATATTAATGATTCCCTAAACAAAAAAAATGTAGAGTCACCGCTCATAAATATTGAGATGAAAGGCCACGTATTTATTTTAATACATGAAATTGTATATTTACTTCAAGCTGTGTTGGCAAAAGAAGTTAAGTTTATACTTGGTAATTTCTTTAATATTAACTATGAAACTAAATATATAAGAAAAATACTATATATTTTAACGAAGCTTAATTTTGTTGAAAAGTCAAAAATCAAAAAGAATGATAATTTGTATTATTTATCAAAAACAAATCATAGTCTATTCAAATATTCTTACAAGTCTTCAGATGAGAGTTTAAAAAAAGATAATTTTGTTAGTCATATACTTCTTCATTACTTCGAAGAACCAAAAGAGAAAAGAAGGTTATTAGCAATTAACAATAGAGCACAAGGTGAATAA
- a CDS encoding retron St85 family RNA-directed DNA polymerase: MNKLNILNEISNDIDVNIGEFFNFSSMAPTAYSTFQIRKKSGGTREISQPAQWLKSVQYAIIQKLLEQLPIHYTATAYQKGKGIKQNAEAHINKTFILKTDFENFFPSILQSDLELILKRNNIEINSFEYSVISRFLFKKKNDSNKLELCIGAPSSPMISNVVMFEIDSLLSEKCNELDISYTRYADDMTFSSDKYENVEFILEFLKQTILKVESPQLILNNKKTKIISKGRSQRVTGVILSNDGRVSIGRNKRRRARTLLHLLELDKVDDKSLVELYSIVSFMRNIEPEFYEILKEKYGYNLFKKLYKKFSLLVEKHTDQSTGMKLKFKGFNVD, encoded by the coding sequence GTGAATAAGTTGAATATACTAAATGAAATATCAAATGATATCGATGTAAACATAGGTGAATTCTTCAACTTTAGCTCTATGGCACCTACTGCATACTCAACATTTCAGATAAGAAAAAAATCTGGTGGTACTAGGGAAATATCCCAGCCAGCTCAGTGGCTTAAGTCTGTTCAGTACGCGATAATACAAAAGCTTTTAGAACAACTTCCCATTCATTACACTGCAACCGCTTATCAAAAAGGTAAGGGCATTAAGCAGAACGCTGAAGCTCACATTAATAAAACATTTATATTAAAGACTGATTTTGAAAATTTTTTCCCATCCATATTACAAAGTGATCTAGAGTTAATATTAAAACGTAATAATATAGAAATAAATAGTTTTGAATACTCTGTAATTTCAAGATTTTTATTTAAGAAGAAAAATGATTCAAATAAACTTGAACTTTGTATTGGAGCCCCGTCTTCACCCATGATTTCAAATGTAGTAATGTTTGAAATTGACAGCTTACTATCAGAAAAATGTAATGAACTAGACATTTCCTATACTAGGTATGCAGATGATATGACATTCTCATCTGATAAGTATGAAAATGTAGAATTCATTTTAGAATTCCTGAAACAGACCATTTTAAAAGTAGAATCGCCTCAGTTAATATTGAATAATAAGAAAACCAAAATAATTTCAAAAGGGCGTTCTCAAAGAGTAACAGGTGTGATTCTTTCGAATGATGGAAGGGTATCTATAGGGAGGAATAAAAGGCGACGAGCTCGAACATTATTACATTTATTAGAATTAGATAAGGTTGATGATAAATCATTAGTTGAACTGTATAGCATTGTTAGCTTTATGAGAAATATTGAACCTGAGTTTTATGAAATATTAAAAGAAAAGTATGGTTATAATCTTTTTAAAAAACTATATAAAAAATTCTCATTGCTGGTTGAAAAACATACGGATCAATCGACAGGGATGAAGCTAAAGTTTAAAGGCTTTAACGTTGATTAA
- a CDS encoding tetrathionate reductase family octaheme c-type cytochrome translates to MKLTLIPFALALAALSLFSGSASAANQHKDYIEGPFTEGTQVTQQCIECHEDHAIDFMKSSHWTWELEQKLPGRTVKRGKKNSINNFCTSISGNEPRCTSCHAGYGWKDNNFDFTDMTKVDCLVCHDTTGTYVKDPVGAGEPLAKVNLERVAQNVGAPVRDNCGSCHFYGGGGDAVKHGDLDSSMSYPDKATDVHMDTDGNDFQCQACHTTEQHQITGNAMGVSPGGLDHIGCENCHENTPHKSKRINTHTATLACQTCHIPFFAKNEPTKLSWDWSSAGEDRPELKDKYGKKTFQKKKGNFVWGKMVEPTYAWFNGSADAYMAGDKMDPSQVTKLTYPLGDIKDPKAKIYPFKVHKGKQIYDKKHDIFITAKTFGEGGYWSEFDWDLAAKLGMQANETMVKKGLEYSGEYGFAATEMWWRINHMVSPKEEALKCNDCHKKGTRMNWQALGYEGDPMINKQGIRHVN, encoded by the coding sequence ATGAAACTTACTCTAATCCCCTTCGCCCTAGCGTTGGCAGCCCTGTCTTTATTCAGTGGCTCAGCCAGCGCAGCGAATCAACATAAAGACTATATCGAGGGCCCCTTCACCGAAGGGACTCAAGTGACCCAGCAATGCATAGAATGTCATGAAGATCATGCTATAGACTTTATGAAGTCGTCACATTGGACCTGGGAGCTGGAACAAAAACTGCCGGGCCGTACGGTCAAACGTGGTAAGAAAAATAGTATCAATAACTTCTGTACTTCTATCTCAGGTAACGAGCCTAGATGTACCAGTTGTCATGCGGGCTATGGCTGGAAAGACAATAACTTCGACTTTACCGATATGACTAAGGTCGATTGTCTGGTTTGTCACGACACCACAGGGACTTACGTTAAAGATCCCGTTGGCGCCGGAGAGCCTCTGGCTAAAGTCAACCTGGAGCGAGTCGCACAAAACGTGGGGGCTCCGGTGCGTGATAACTGTGGTAGCTGTCATTTCTATGGTGGTGGTGGCGATGCGGTGAAGCATGGCGATCTTGACTCATCCATGTCTTATCCCGACAAAGCCACAGATGTACATATGGATACCGACGGTAATGACTTCCAATGCCAGGCTTGTCACACGACTGAGCAGCACCAGATCACAGGTAATGCCATGGGCGTCTCACCAGGTGGCCTCGATCATATCGGCTGTGAGAATTGTCATGAAAATACTCCCCATAAAAGCAAGCGTATCAACACGCACACGGCAACACTTGCCTGCCAAACTTGTCATATTCCATTCTTTGCTAAAAATGAGCCGACAAAGCTAAGCTGGGACTGGTCAAGCGCCGGAGAAGACAGACCCGAACTTAAAGATAAGTACGGTAAAAAAACCTTCCAGAAGAAAAAGGGCAACTTCGTGTGGGGCAAGATGGTTGAACCTACTTATGCCTGGTTCAACGGCAGCGCCGATGCCTATATGGCGGGCGATAAGATGGATCCCAGCCAAGTCACTAAACTGACCTATCCATTGGGTGACATTAAGGATCCCAAGGCCAAGATCTACCCCTTCAAGGTACACAAGGGTAAGCAGATCTACGATAAGAAGCACGACATCTTCATCACAGCCAAAACATTTGGTGAGGGGGGGTACTGGAGCGAATTTGATTGGGACCTTGCCGCTAAACTCGGTATGCAGGCCAATGAAACTATGGTCAAAAAAGGCCTTGAGTACAGTGGCGAATATGGTTTTGCAGCAACAGAGATGTGGTGGCGTATCAACCACATGGTCTCTCCAAAAGAGGAAGCCCTTAAGTGTAACGACTGTCATAAGAAAGGCACTCGCATGAACTGGCAAGCACTGGGTTATGAGGGCGACCCAATGATCAATAAGCAAGGAATACGCCATGTAAACTAG
- the norW gene encoding NADH:flavorubredoxin reductase NorW, producing MSLPIVIIGSGFAAYQLVKTLRRQDTQQAITVITASCGDDYAKPDLSHVFTKGQSANDLIKMSADEFAKTYDITLLRRSRVESIDARQKTLRCNGESIAYQQLILATGAKALVPPFQGDAMGRIITLNGLEDYAASEVELKKAQSVLVIGAGLIGTEIAMDLASADKRVILTDRAEALLPSLLPDFVSAQLYQSLGNQGVSIELGTQVESLRQAEESIAISLENGHDYRVDAVVCAVGLRPNIRLAAEAGLKTNRGIVVDRQLRTSDPHIFALGDCAEIDGNVLAFLQPILMSANALAKTLLGQASNVALPPMMVKVKTPRLPMQLSGNTANADANWQVSASREGMTAKAFDEEQQLIGFVVTGSHMKQGFSLLRELPPTF from the coding sequence ATGAGTCTGCCTATAGTGATTATAGGCAGTGGTTTTGCCGCTTATCAGTTAGTGAAGACGCTACGCCGGCAAGATACACAACAGGCGATCACTGTGATCACCGCCAGCTGTGGCGATGATTATGCGAAACCCGATCTGAGCCATGTGTTCACTAAAGGGCAGTCGGCTAATGATCTGATTAAGATGAGCGCCGATGAGTTTGCCAAGACCTATGACATCACTCTGTTGCGTCGTAGCCGGGTAGAGAGTATAGATGCGAGGCAAAAAACGCTGCGCTGTAATGGTGAGTCGATTGCTTATCAGCAACTGATCTTGGCTACAGGTGCTAAGGCCCTAGTGCCCCCTTTTCAGGGGGACGCGATGGGGCGAATTATTACCCTCAATGGCTTGGAGGATTATGCGGCCTCTGAGGTCGAGCTGAAGAAGGCTCAATCTGTGTTGGTGATAGGCGCTGGCCTGATTGGTACCGAGATCGCAATGGATTTGGCCAGTGCGGATAAGCGAGTGATATTAACCGACAGGGCAGAGGCACTATTACCGAGTCTGTTACCCGATTTTGTCTCTGCGCAACTTTATCAGTCTCTGGGCAATCAAGGGGTGTCGATAGAACTGGGCACCCAAGTTGAAAGTCTGCGACAGGCAGAAGAATCTATCGCCATCAGTCTTGAAAACGGTCATGACTATCGAGTGGATGCTGTGGTGTGCGCTGTGGGACTGCGGCCGAATATTCGTTTAGCGGCAGAAGCTGGACTGAAAACTAATCGTGGTATCGTGGTGGATCGTCAATTGCGCACTTCAGATCCTCATATTTTTGCGCTGGGGGATTGCGCCGAAATTGACGGCAATGTGCTGGCTTTTCTGCAGCCGATACTGATGAGTGCTAATGCGCTGGCAAAAACCTTACTCGGTCAGGCCAGTAATGTGGCGCTACCGCCTATGATGGTTAAGGTTAAGACTCCGCGTCTCCCCATGCAGTTAAGTGGTAATACCGCCAATGCCGATGCAAATTGGCAAGTGAGCGCAAGCAGGGAGGGAATGACGGCCAAAGCCTTCGATGAAGAGCAGCAGCTGATTGGTTTTGTGGTTACCGGCAGTCATATGAAGCAAGGGTTTTCCCTGTTGCGTGAGCTTCCGCCAACATTTTAA
- a CDS encoding DUF3373 domain-containing protein, producing MRTLISLLVANALALSGSVYAGDTDNQKIAELKKQLEDITTELDDINDRVDNNERHSALDRILITGDFRTKAHSLHYQNVTWNPAIKVNFSDFGAKAMSGTFGMPNDPTSPLGKMMAADPNLAAAFQSGQLQGIMPYVLAQKTTQDIDNDIDNDIFYTTRLRLNLKAKVWDNVSFSGRLSMYKNWGDSTGVQVFDSWRSFTMDGSNSGNPSGDFLRVERAYFDWKNINGSPLYLSIGRRPSTYGPPTQYRENEKRGGTPSGHLVNFNFDGLTTGYHLSDITGVEGQVVRFCYGQGFESQFGNGEMFGDIVTKDTHLGGFNIDAINDGKNFLQFTLFGAKDVNDGFKGTMAFPTQLASIFAPTMYQDMQKFSNFNFQTRVQPSGVIGDIYLGGIGFTREEDNDVKWFVSGGWTRADGNGNAGMFGGMLSDAVFEAQLNADASEIIMMPSAADDSGAKDGYGFYAGIQIPAPYGKFGLEYNYGSKYWTPFTQAQDDPIGSKLATRGHVGEAYYMFDINPRMFIKLAGLYYDFEYTGSGTPVGAPQEIDEVIAGSAYSMLPVVDTAFDLNASLTVNF from the coding sequence ATGAGAACCTTAATATCACTACTCGTTGCAAATGCACTGGCACTATCAGGATCGGTTTATGCCGGTGATACTGACAACCAAAAGATTGCCGAGCTGAAAAAACAGCTCGAAGATATCACCACTGAACTCGACGATATCAATGATCGTGTCGATAACAATGAACGTCACTCGGCACTCGACAGAATTCTTATCACGGGGGATTTTCGCACCAAAGCACACTCACTCCATTATCAAAATGTCACCTGGAACCCAGCGATAAAGGTGAATTTCAGCGACTTCGGCGCTAAGGCGATGTCGGGCACATTTGGTATGCCAAACGACCCGACTTCACCCTTGGGTAAGATGATGGCAGCCGATCCGAATCTAGCGGCAGCATTTCAGAGTGGTCAACTACAAGGGATCATGCCTTATGTCTTAGCACAGAAGACAACTCAAGATATCGATAACGATATCGATAACGATATCTTCTACACCACCAGACTCAGGCTGAACCTGAAAGCCAAAGTATGGGATAACGTCAGTTTTTCGGGGCGTCTGAGCATGTACAAAAACTGGGGCGACTCAACTGGTGTGCAGGTATTTGACTCCTGGCGTTCATTCACCATGGATGGCAGTAACAGCGGTAATCCAAGCGGTGACTTTTTACGGGTAGAACGTGCCTATTTCGACTGGAAGAATATCAATGGCTCACCACTCTATCTCTCTATCGGACGCCGACCTTCAACCTATGGTCCACCAACCCAGTATCGTGAAAATGAGAAGCGCGGTGGCACACCTTCGGGACACTTAGTGAATTTTAACTTCGATGGTCTAACCACGGGCTATCACTTGAGTGACATCACAGGTGTAGAAGGCCAGGTCGTTCGCTTCTGTTATGGTCAAGGCTTCGAGTCCCAATTCGGTAACGGCGAGATGTTCGGTGATATTGTCACTAAGGACACCCATCTCGGTGGCTTCAACATCGATGCGATTAATGATGGCAAAAACTTCCTCCAATTTACCCTGTTCGGCGCCAAAGATGTCAACGATGGCTTCAAAGGCACCATGGCATTCCCGACACAACTTGCCAGTATCTTTGCCCCAACCATGTACCAAGATATGCAGAAATTCAGCAACTTTAACTTCCAGACTCGGGTACAACCCAGTGGTGTCATTGGCGATATCTATCTCGGTGGAATTGGCTTCACTCGCGAAGAAGATAACGATGTGAAATGGTTTGTCTCTGGCGGATGGACTCGCGCCGATGGAAACGGTAATGCAGGTATGTTCGGCGGCATGCTCAGTGATGCCGTGTTTGAAGCTCAGCTCAATGCCGATGCTAGCGAAATTATCATGATGCCAAGCGCGGCCGACGATAGCGGTGCAAAAGATGGCTACGGTTTCTATGCAGGTATTCAAATTCCTGCACCTTACGGTAAGTTCGGTCTCGAGTATAACTATGGCTCTAAGTATTGGACCCCCTTCACTCAGGCACAAGACGATCCTATCGGTAGCAAGTTAGCGACTCGAGGACATGTGGGTGAGGCTTACTATATGTTCGATATCAACCCGCGCATGTTCATCAAACTCGCTGGCCTCTATTACGATTTCGAGTATACAGGCAGTGGCACCCCCGTCGGCGCACCACAAGAGATTGATGAGGTTATCGCAGGCAGCGCTTACTCCATGCTCCCTGTTGTCGATACCGCATTTGATCTCAATGCATCTTTGACCGTTAACTTCTAG